A window of Limanda limanda chromosome 4, fLimLim1.1, whole genome shotgun sequence genomic DNA:
TGTAGACTCTGGCATACGGAGACATGAACCATGAGTGGATCGGGAACGAGTGGCTGCCCAGCCTCGGTCTGCCTCAGTACCGCTCCTACTTCATGGAGTGTCTGGTGGACGCACGCATGCTGGACCACCTGACCAAGAAGGACCTGAGGAGCCACCTCAAGATGGTGGACAGCTTTCATAGGTCTGTAACTGTGACGATGAGTTTGGCTTCTGTTTGATCAGCTTCTGCTTTCATGTGCTAACTGGATATATTAGCAATGGAGATGAGGGGACTAATGATGCACATGTGCTTATccctttctgtgtgtttgtgtgtgtttgtgtgtgtgcgtgtgtgtgcgtgtgtgtgtgtgtgtgcatgtgtgtttgtttgtgttgtaccAGGGCTAGTCTGCAGTATGGGATTATGAGCTTGAAGAGACTCAATTATGACAGGAAAGACCTGGAGCGCCGGAGAGAGGACAGCCAACAAGACATGAAAGGTACACTTAACTCACACCCcgaaacacacatacagtggccacaacaaacaaaaacaggaagcaCACACACGGATTTAATTACCCTGAACATGAGTTCACACACATCTCCAAAGTCTCGTCAGGCAAGAGCACCACCTAGTGGTTTTGCCTGATATTGTTAGTTTGGCACGCACACTGAAACAGCTGCACCGTGCACTGTCATAAAAGCAACTGAGGCAGGCCTTCAACCTTATGAACCAAAGCGCTGCATACCAAGAGtagtctgcacacacacacacacacacacacacacacacacacacacactcttagatCTAACCAGTCCTCTCGCCCTTTTGACCTTGAGTTCTGCACATGAACTTGAGTCAGCTGTCGTGTCAAATCAGACTCCTGccctgtttacacacacacacacacacatgcacacacacacacacacacacacacacacacacacacacacacacacacacacacacacacacacacacacacacacacacacaccgcctgTTCCAACTTGGAAAGCTGGTTGACAGCTGTGCTTTAAATGAACAAAGGGAGTGTGCCAGTGAGTTGACACTATGTTAGCAGGCACATTACCTctttatccctctctctctctctctctcgctctctctctctctctctctctctctctctctctctctctctctctctctcgctctctgtctccctttccacttctcttttctctaaatctatttgtttctatttgtttttaatgttaattgCACTCACTGCACATCATATTGAACCATAAATCTGAGCCCCTCCCTCTTTACGTTTAGATGTGTTGGTGTGGACCAATGAGCAGGTGATCCACTGGATCCACTCCATTGGTCTGAGGGAGTACAGTGGCAGCCTGTTGGAGAGCGGCGTTCACGGGTCGCTCATCTCTCTGGACGAGACCTTTGACTACAGCAGCCTAGCGCTCATCCTGCAGATCCCTATGCAGAACACACAGGTGGTTATAGAGGAAAGATTTCAAGTGTTGTGTGAGCAGTGCTTAAGGATAGTTTGGTCCATTTTGTGGGCAGACGCAATGATTTATGAAATCTCAACATCTGTATAGGATATTGTTCACAACATCTACATTTCTAGCAATAAGATTATAATTTATATCACGACACTTTACTTTCTTTGGCAgtgtggtttgtgttcagcCAGCATTTTGCTTCTCCACCTGCCAACACGCTGCCAACATTTAGTACGGCTTCAGATTTGGTTGTTCTAATATAAAGAGTTGTTCTCACTCAGAATTCACTTAAAACAGTTCCCTGATCACAGGCGTCAGTACAGATGACTTGCCCAGTCTCATAGGTGCCTGTTTTTGGCAGTTTAACTGCAAACATGATGGTTTCTAAGAAGTAGAGGAACCACTTTTTAATTCCCCAGGTATTTCAAAAGCTTCCGTTGACATTACGGCCtcagcttgtgtttgtttttttggatCCTGGTTGGTGAGCTCACATCGTCTCTGTGTCTGCTCTGTTTTTCAGGCACGGCAGGTTTTGGACAGAGAGTTCAACAACCTATTAGCTTTGGGAACTGACCGTCGACTAGAGGAGGTGACCTttcaagctgctgctttgaTCCAATACGATATTGTTGAAAAAGGTCAAATGTCTGACCTTGTTTTTCTCCCTGTCGCTGTAGAGTGGGGACGACAAGTCTTTTCGACGCTCTCCGTCATGGCGCAAGAGGTTTCGGGCACGTGAGGGAGGGGCGGGCCTGGGGATGATGGCAGGCTCCATGGAAACACTGCCTGCTGGATTCCGTATGCCCTCCATGTCCATGCCGCCCTCTGTGAATTTGGTGTCCAGGAAACAGCTGCAGCCTGAAGGTTAGTTTCAGTGCTAACCAAAGGATTCTACCtcgtttattttgtgtgtgtgtgtgtgtgtgtgtgtgtgtttgtgtgtgtgtgtatctttgctTGCCATTCTCTCTGCTTGTTCTGACTGACTAACTGCATGCTGTGtcctttgtttccttttgtgCCCGTGCCCCTCTGTGCCATATCTTCTCAAGCTCCTCCCCCGGCGCCCCCGAGACTCGACCCTTCGGCCGTGCGGACCTACTCATGCTAACTACTCTCTGCTTACTAACAGGGGCGCTAATGCTACCAGGTAAGCTAATGCAACTCTACCTGACACTGCTGTACTTCCAGCTCTGTGTGCTTTTAAACAGTATTTGCCATCTGTGTGGCATATGGAGGGATTATGGCTTAAACTTTACTGTACTTATACGTGTAAACGGCTGATCAGAAATATGTTGCTCAACCACAGACAGTTTATAAAGATTGAGGACATtgtctcactctcctctctctgtcccccttctcctcctccagtgcaTTCTCATTACCTATATGGACACATGCTTGCGGCCTTTTGAGAGTGATATGCCAAATCTGGAGAGGAAGTCCCTGGGTACCACTGCCCAGCCTCACCTCCCACCTTTCACCTCTCACCTCTCCTTCGGACACGTGCAATACAGAGGCCAACTCTGATCTTTGAACTCTCGAGAGTGCTCATTGGCTGCGCTCGCTGCTGTAAACGAGACTCGTCCCAGTCTCTCCCAGTTTACCCCAGTGCTCCCAGTAGCCttgttgttgtggtgttgtGCTCCTGCTCCCCCTGGTCTCAGCTGTGGGTTCTCGTGCTGGTTCTATTAGTCTCAACATGACCAAGTTCAAACCAACTTTGCTGTGTCATCACATCCAAGTTGCACTTGTTGATtagtgtaaaaagaaaaaaagatttaaagcGACGATGAGCAGCTGTTGATTTGGACTTGGGAATGATGAATACTTGTATAAATGGAAGATCCCACTGCACATTGCCCCTCTACCGGTTATGCAAGGTATTAATCATTTATCGTCTCTGTACATAAAATGgatgaattatgttttttatagaaatattatatatatatataaatatatatatatatattggaaatatatatggaaaatAATATAATAGTGCTGTATGAAACCCATTGCCCTGTATTCGATAGtgactgttctctctctctctttctctttctctttctctctgtgtcggACCTTTGTGCGTCTTTTGCTGTATGCTGTAAGTGTGTGAATCTTTAGTGAGAGGGACTCACAAAAGACGGGGCGTGTTTCTACAAGGACTCTTCACAGGTTCATGGGTCCAAATTCAGACTTCACTCTTTGCTTCTTTCTCTCcagttcttttctttcactccttttcttcttttgacaCCATGTAGCTGTTAGatcccctctctccacctctctcgcCTTCTGTATGACACTATGTAGCCTAGAATAGAGAGAATCCTTTAATATgaaggtctgtgtgtgtatgtgtgtctgcgtgcggctgtgtgtatgtgtgtgtgtgtctgcgtgcggctgtgtgtgtgtgtgagtgtgtgtgtctgaatgagTCTCTCTGCTCGAGACTTGCAGAAAGGTCGTACGTGTGATGGGCCGACCCCAGCCATTTGACCATGACTATTTTCTGTGAATGGGTAGTGTGAACACTGTAGCTCCTCTCTGTCGATTCCTTAACTCTTCTCTCAAATCaaactgtaaactgctgctCAACATCAGCCAATGATATCCACATAATACTGCTCAACGTGACGGACTCGTTCTGATCCCGTCCCGTCGCCTCCCGCTCAGTTGCCATAGAGACGTGACAGTGAGCAGTTTTGACTCTTGGCTGACCAACTCCTCATCCAATGAGAACACAGCATATGGAACCAGTGAAGTGCTGGATGGGTGtacaatctttttctttttttaacagtttttccAAGGTGTCTAAAAGGTGTAATGTGCTATGTGGCAGCTATGAGTACTGTGTCTTTATTCCAGGTGTGAAACAATGCTGACAAATCAAGATTTTATTATTTGGCTATTCAAAAAAGGTGTACTGTATTTATGACACTATATAGACATAagtaaagctgttttttttaacataaattgtgtttgttgtgttctttTAAAAGTCGTCAAGTCAGtcaacaacagacaaacatatTGAAAATGGTCTTTATTGCAAGAATTGGACAGAAAATATCACTTTTTGGAACAtctacaaatacacaacaatctTAGTTATAAAAGTCAAAAATAAGTTagcaaaaaatagaaaataaaatggcaAAACCACTCTGTAGAAAAAGGGAACGTATTTACATCACTAGCATTCAGTTTAAATTAAGCAGATCTTGGTCAAAACTGCCATGGTACATATTGGCCCCACAAATAAAACTCATGTTGTTCTAAGcataaaagcacacacacaaagaatgaAAGATCTGGGAAAGGTTTCGAAAAGATGGAAAAACTTAAATTAAGTGAGGATGAAAATAATTTTTCTAATTCCTCTTGAGCTCTATCAGACAGGAGACATGTCAGAGATCCACGCTAGTTCCTCGTTGTTGTTCATGCAGCAAACTGGTTGAATCTCTAGTTATAAAAGGCTCCTGTGGGTCTGACAGGCAGGTCTAGACCACAGAATAAGGCAGGGAATAATGGCAATAAGGCCTTGTTGTGAACAGGATTCAGTTTGGCTGGCACAACCATAGATCCGCACAGTTGCAATCCTAAtatattacaatttttttaatttagcacAGGATGAAACGTTACAGCTGAAAAATATATTGAATTGGACTTTTTTCCTCTAAtcaatttttaaatttttcttttattttgtggaTCTCTGTGCATTTATGGGTCAAACGAGTGGAAGGTCTATTTGGGAATGTCCACAGGAAAGGCCACGGCTGCATCCGCTGCAGAGATGCTTTCCACGATGGAGGTCAGCGCACGCATGTTCCCCTGCTCTGGAGAGTCGGAAGCACTCAGGAGATCTGCAGGgagacacagtcacacagtcagtATCAGAGTGACAGCACACTTATCTGCCCATGGTGtcattatgagtgtgtgtgtgtgtgtgtgtgtgtgtgtgtgtgtgtgtgtgtgtgtgtgtgtgtgtgtgtgtgtgagtgaactcTACTCACCCTCGCTGCCGTAGCTCTGCGTGCACTGCTCTGGAGTGCTGCTCCACTCCGGGCTACTGCAGCAGGTGCTGCCTGAACTGGGCTCGCTTGACGACGACACCTGTTGTCATGGAAATGAACACAGAAGTTGCCGTCAGTCACTGTGTTATGACACGGCACACCCTgccccacagagacacacacacacacacaaatacacacacacacacacacacacacacacacacacacccacacacacacacacacacacacccacacacacacacacacacaacaccactACTACGAATGCATGTAACCCCTCAGAGACAATCTCAGTTGGATTACGTCAGTGAGAGAAATCACTCCttacaattaaaaaacacagatgaaaataataaaacagatcTTGGAAGATCATGAACATTTGACAGCGAGGGTGGTTACTGGATTTTGGGTTTCGGCACCTGTCTCATCAGCTTTTTACCatgagaaaaaacatgttttctgaaACATTACTGGGCTGATAACCGAATCATGACTTAAAACACCACTGAACATGaggtaaaacacaaaaatatagaTCCATCAATTCATCTCCACAACTGAACGATCACTTCCAAAGCCAGTGTTTGAGTGGACTAGTTCAACAAAGTCAATAATTCATTATCTAGTGATGTCTGTCTctaatgttttttgtcacagCATCACCTTTCCTGtcactttctgtttgtcttttggcTCTGTTCTCAGTGTTTAATATGTGAccttctcctcatccctcctctgtCCTACTCACTCTGGCCTGAGCCGTGCTGGGTCGGTAGTGCAGTCCCTGCTGTCCTGTCTCAGTGTCCTGCTGGTTGAGGGAAGACACCAGGGCCTGCAGCCTTTCGATATACTGGATGGCGCTCCGCAAGATCTCCACCTTGGGCAGCCTCTGGTTGGGGTTCATCAGGGTGCTCCTCTTCAGAGCTTCAAAGGCCTCGTTCACCTTCTTCAGGcgcctcttctctctcatcGTGGCCGCTCTCCGACGGTCCATGGTCACTGTCTTCCTTTTGCAAAGCTTACAGGCCCAAGGGAGGCACTGGCCCGGGCAGTGGGCCTCGGAGTGAGGTGACATGCTGGACGGAGAGGCTTTGTCCTCTGTTCCAGTGACCCCAACTCCAACACCCCCAGACAGACTCGTGCACAAACCCATCATGGAGTTCCTGTCCTGGTAGCCGCCTTGGTCGTACCCCCCGGGCAAGCGAGAGGGGAAATAGTTGTCCCCTCCTTCATAGAAGCGCTGGTCAGGGAAAAAATAAGGGTTGGTCTCGAAAAGCTCCATACTGGACGGCACTGTGGTCTGGATTTGAGGGAACGAAGATCCCTGCTTCCCCTGGAACCTCTCTTCTGTGATATGGTCTTCGGCTGGAGCGTGTGTTGGGAGTGTACgtatgtgtgcgtgcctgtCCTCGCCCCCTTGCCTTTAGTTTGTGATGAGTGGAAGACGTTTGGAGAACAACTGGTGTGGAGCAACTGTAGGCTGGCATTTAAACCCCTCTGCCTGCTGTAGGATCACAGGGTTAAATTTAGCACGAGCCCCCAGAAACCTGACCCGACGTTTAGCTGTTGCTGCACATCTACACTTCACATCTCTGTTGGGCCCTGCTCTCGGGGGCTTTGGGGCccgtttgtgtttatgtgcgcgcgtgtgtgtgtttcttaagAGGCCAGGATATGATCAAGTTCCAGTGGAAATGGGA
This region includes:
- the myog gene encoding myogenin; translated protein: MELFETNPYFFPDQRFYEGGDNYFPSRLPGGYDQGGYQDRNSMMGLCTSLSGGVGVGVTGTEDKASPSSMSPHSEAHCPGQCLPWACKLCKRKTVTMDRRRAATMREKRRLKKVNEAFEALKRSTLMNPNQRLPKVEILRSAIQYIERLQALVSSLNQQDTETGQQGLHYRPSTAQARVSSSSEPSSGSTCCSSPEWSSTPEQCTQSYGSEDLLSASDSPEQGNMRALTSIVESISAADAAVAFPVDIPK